The window AGCGCCAGCATGTTGGCGCCGAAGTTCGTCTGCAGGTCGGTGTGCTTGTACAGGTTGTTCAGGACGACCTTGGCGACCGCGTCCCGCTTCAGCACGATGACCAGGCGCTGGCCCGTGCGCGAGGACGTCTCGTCGCGGACGTCGGCGATGCCGCCGATCTTGCCGTCCTTCACCAGGTCGGCGATCTTCTGCGCGAGGTTGTCCGGGTTCACCTGGTACGGCAGCTCCGTCACCACCAGGCACTGGCGGTTCTGGATCTCCTCGACCTCGATGACCGCGCGCATGGTGATGGAGCCGCGGCCGGTGCGGTACGCCTCCTCGATGCCCTTGCGGCCGACGACGAGCGCGCCGGTCGGGAAGTCGGGGCCCTTGATGCGCTCGATCAGCGCGTCCAGGAGGTCCTCGTGCGAGGCCTCGGGGTTCTCCAGGTACCACTGGGCGCCGGCGGCGACCTCGCGCAGGTTGTGCGGCGGGATGTTGGTCGCCATGCCGACCGCGATACCGGCCGAGCCGTTGATCAGCAGGTTCGGGAAGCGGGCCGGCAGGACGGTCGGCTCCTGGGAGCGGCCGTCGTAGTTGTCCGTGAAGTCGACGGTCTCCTCGTCGATGTCACGGACCATCTCCATCGACAGCGGCGCCATCTTGCACTCGGTGTAGCGCATGGCCGCCGCCGGGTCGTTGCCCGGAGAGCCGAAGTTGCCGTTGGAGTCGACGAGCGGCATGCGCATCGACCAGGGCTGGGCGAGGCGCACGAGCGCGTCGTAGATGGAGGAGTCGCCGTGCGGGTGGTAGTTGCCCATGACGTCGCCGACGACACGGGCGCACTTGTAGAAGCCGCGCTCGGGGCGGTAGCCGCCGTCGTACATGGCGTACAGCACACGGCGGTGGACGGGCTTGAGGCCGTCGCGGACGTCCGGCAGCGCACGCGAGACGATGACGGACATCGCGTAGTCGAGGTAGGAGCGCTGCATCTCCGTCTCGAGCCCGACGGGCTCGACGCGCATGGCCAGTGCGTCGCCCTCGGGCGTCGTCACGGGAGTGTTCTCGTCGGTCATTGCTGGTGAAGGTCCTTCCTGGTGCGGTCAGCTGAGACCGACTCAGATGTCGAGGAAGCGGACGTCCTTGGCGTTGCGCTGGATGAACGCGCGGCGGGCCTCGACGTCCTCGCCCATGAGGACCGAGAACAGGTCGTCGGCCTGGGCGGCGTCGTCGAGGGTGACCTGGCCGAGGACGCGGTGCTCCTGGTCCATGGTCGTGATGCGCAGCTCCTCGGCGTTCATCTCACCGAGACCCTTGAAGCGCTGCACCGAGTCGTCCTTGATGCGCTTGCCGGCGTTGCGGCCCATCTCGATGAGGGCGTCGCGCTCGCGGTCGGAGTACGCGTACTCGAAGTCGTCCTTGCCCCACTTGATCTTGTAGAGCGGCGGACGGGAGAGGTACACGTGCCCGGCCTCGACCAGCGGCCGCATGAAGCGGAACAGGAAGGTCAGCAGCAGGGTGTTGATGTGCTGGCCGTCGACGTCGGCGTCCGCCATCAGGATGATCTTGTGATAGCGGAGCTTCTCGATGTCGAAGTCCTCGTGGACCCCGGTGCCGAAGGCGGAGATCAGCGCCTGGATCTCCTGGTTCTGCAGGATCTTGTCGATCCGCGCCTTCTCGACGTTGAGGATCTTGCCTCGGATCGGGAGGATCGCCTGGTACTCGGGGTTGCGGCCGGACTTGGCCGAGCCGCCGGCGGAGTCACCCTCGACGATGAAGATCTCGCACTTGGTGGGGTCGTTCGACTGGCAGTCGCTCAGCTTGCCCGGGAGGGAGGCCGTCTCCAGCAGGCCCTTGCGGCGCGTCAGGTCGCGCGCCTTGCGGGCCGCCACGCGCGCGGTGGCCGCCTGGATGCCCTTGCGGATGATGTCCGCGGCCTCGTTGGGGTTGCGGTCCAGCCAGTCGGCCAGGTGCTCGTAGACGACGCGCTGGACGAAGGTCTTGACCTCGGTGTTGCCCAGCTTGGTCTTCGTCTGGCCCTCGAACTGCGGCTCGCTCAGCTTGACCGAGATGATCGCGGTCAGGCCCTCGCGGATGTCGTCACCGGTGAGGTTGTCGTCCTTCTCGCGCAGCAGCCGCTTGTCGCGCGCGTACTTGTTGATCAGCGAGGTCAGCGCGGACCGGAAGCCCTCTTCGTGCGTACCGCCCTCGTGCGTGTGGATGATGTTGGCGAAGGAGTACACACCCTCGGTGTAGCCGCCGTTCCACTGCATGGCGACCTCGAGGGACAGGTGCTTGTCCTTGTCCTCGGCCTCCAGGTCGATCACGGTGGGGTGCACCACGTCTCCCTTGCGGGAGTTGAGGTACGTCACGAAGTCGACGATGCCGCCCTCGTAGTGGTACGAGACGGCCTTGACCTCGTGCTTCTCGTCCTCACCGGCCTCGTCCGCACCGGCCGTGGCCTTCGCCGACTCGCGCTCGTCGGCGAGGTTGATGCGCAGACCCTTGTTGAGGAACGCCATCTCCTGGAAGCGCCGCGACAGCGTCTCGAAGGAGTAGTTCGTGGTCTCGAAGATGTCCGGGTCGGCCCAGAAGGTGACCGTGGTGCCGTGCTCCTCGGTGGCCTCGTGCTGGGCGAGCGGGGCCGTCGGGACGCCCAGCTTGTAGTCCTGCGTCCAGCGGTAGCCGTCGGTCTTGACCTCGACGGCGACCTTGGTCGACAGGGCGTTCACCACGGAGACGCCGACGCCGTGCAGACCACCGGAGACCGCGTAGCCGCCGCCGCCGAACTTGCCGCCCGCGTGCAGCACGGTCAGCACGACCTCGACGGCCGGCTTGCCCTCGGTCGGCACGATGCCCACCGGGATGCCTCGGCCGTTGTCGACGACCCGCACACCGCCGTCGGCGAGGATCGTGACGTCGATCGTGTCCGCGTGCCCGGCCAGCGCCTCGTCGACGGAGTTGTCGACGACCTCCTGCACCAGGTGGTGCAGACCGCGCTCACCGGTCGAGCCGATGTACATGCCGGGCCGCTTGCGGACCGCGTCCAGACCCTCGAGGACGGTGATGGCACTGGCGTCGTACGAGGCGGTGACCTCGCCGCCCGAGGTGATCGCCTCGCTGTTCACGCCTTCGTCGGTGGACGGGATGTTCTCGTTGGGGTTGCCGGAATCGGCCACGAAGCGCCCTTTCTGGCACAGCACGAGCCGGGCTCGTCGGCGGGTTGCCGGAGCGGCTGCGGCATGTTGCGTTGGTAAGCCTTGATCAGCGTTGCTCAGCTTTTCCCGGACGGTCCCCAGCGAGTGGGGCGGGATTGCTTCCAGTCTACCGGTAGCACTGACACTGATGGGGGTTTGCCGGTACCTGAGTCCGCATGTGCCGCCCTCGACGGGTCTTCCCCGACTCCCGATATGCGGATGGGGGCTCCAAGAGGCTCACGGAGGCACTCAGCGCTTTCGGCCGTCAACCCTTGGCTACTTCGGAGTCAGGTCGCCGTTCGCAACCGTGTGCGGTGGCGGAAAAGGGTGCTCGGAACGGCTGTGCCAGGGCCGCGCCGGCCCGATGAGACGTGACGTAAGTCACCTGTAGGTATCGCCCGGTCCACTGCTGCCCGGGGCGCGCAGGGGGCCGTAGCGGCGGGTGGGGGCGCTGGGGCCCAGGACCTTGATCTGCCGCACGGTGCCGTGCCCAAGGTCCTCGTTGAGACGGGCGACCAGGGTCGGGGCGAGCAGCCGCAGGTTCGTCGCCCAGGCCGTCGAGTCGCAGCGCACGACCAGGACGCGCTCGTCCTCGTCGTACTTCTCGGGCACGCAGTGGTTGGCCACGTCCTCGCCGACGATCTGCGGCCAGCGGCCCATCACCCCGCCCACCGCGGCCGGGGCCTCCCAGCCGCGCTCGGTGATCAGCCGGTTGATCGCCGAGCCGAGCGCCATCGGATCGCGGCCGTCGGCACGCGCGCCGGAGCGCAGCCCGCCGCGGCGCGCCTGCTTCTTCTGCTGCGCCGCGTCCCCACGCGCGCGTGCGGCCTCCTTCGCCGCGCGGAGCGCCACGCGCGCGAGGTCGACGCCGGAGGGCTCGGGGGTGTTCTGCGGCTCCTGTGCGCTCATACGCGCTCCACCGCCCCCTCGGACACGGCGAACCGCGTCCCGGACAGCACATGCGGTACGTCGTCGTCGACGGCGGCCGTCACCAGGACCTGCTCGCCGGGCGCGACCAGCTCGGCGAGGCGCTCACGGCGGCGGGTGTCCAGCTCGGCGAAGACGTCGTCGAGCACCAGCACCGGCTCATTGCCCTCGGCGCGCAGCAGGTCGTACGAGGCCAGGCGCAGGGCCAGCGCGTAGGACCAGGACTCGCCGTGCGAGGCGTAGCCCTTGGCGGGGAGCTGGCCGAGCTTGAGCTGGAGGTCGTCCCGGTGCGGGCCGACCAGGGTGACGCCGCGTTCGATCTCCTGCTTGCGGGCCTCGGCGAGCGCGGCCATCAGCTGTTCGAAGAGGCCCTCGCGGGTGTGCGCCTCGCCCGGCGCGGACGGCTTGTACTCCAGGGCGACGGGACCGCCGCCGGGGGCGAGCTGCTCATAGGCCTTGTCGGCGAGCGGCTGGACGGCGGCGATCAGATCCAGCCGCTGGGCGAGCAGCTCGGCGCCCGCGCGCGCGAGGTGCTGGTCCCAGATGTCCAGCGTTGACATGTCCATTTTGCGGCCGCCGTGGCGACGGGCCAGCGCGGCCGACTTCAGCAGGGTGTTGCGCTGCTTGAGGACCCGGTCGTAGTCGGAGCGCACCCCGGCCATGCGCGGGGAGCGTGCGGTGATCAGCTCGTCGAGGAAGCGGCGCCGCTCCCCGGGGTCGCCCTTGACCAGGGCGAGATCCTCGGGCGCGAAGAGGACGGTCCGTACGATCCCCAGCACGTCACGCGGCTTGACCTGCGAGGACCTGTTGATACGGGCGCGGTTGGCACGCCCCGGGTTCAGCTCCAGCTCGACCAGCTGCTGCCGCTCGCCCTGCCGGACCTGGGCCCGGATGATCGCGCGCTCGGCGCCCATGCGGACCAGGGGGGCGTCGGAGGAGACCCGGTGGCTGCCGAGGGTGGCGAGATAGCCGACGGCCTCGACGAGGTTGGTCTTGCCCTGCCCGTTCGGCCCGACGAAGGCCGTCACCCCCGGGTCGAGCGGGACCTCGACCCGGGGATAGGAGCGGAAGTCGGCCAGCGACAGATGCGTGACGTGCATGGTCGTTTCGCCGACCTCCCAGGCGCTCGGGTGTTGACTTACGTGCTCTCGGTCGCGTGCTACTTCTTCTCGACCGCGTGGCCGCCGAACTGGTTCCGCAGCGCCGCGATCATCTTCATCTGGGGCGAGTCCTCCTGGCGGGAGGCGAACCGCGCGAACAGCGACGCGGTGATCGCCGGCAGCGGCACCGCGTGGTCGATCGCGGCCTCCACAGTCCAGCGTCCCTCGCCGGAGTCCTGTGCATAACCCCGGAGCCCGTCCAGGTGCTCGTCCTCGTCGAGCGCGTTGACCGCGAGGTCCAGCAGCCAGGAGCGGATGACCGTGCCCTCCTGCCAGGAGCGGAAGACGTCCCGGACGTCGGTCACGGAGTCGACCTTCTCCAGGAGCTCCCAGCCCTCGGCGTAGGCCTGCATCATCGCGTACTCGATGCCGTTGTGGACCATCTTCGCGAAGTGGCCGGCGCCGACCTTGCCCGCGTGCACCGCGCCGAAGTCGCCCTCCGGCTTGAGGGCGTCGAAGACCGGCCGCACCTTGGCGACGTTGTCCTTGTCGCCGCCGTACATCAGCGCGTAGCCGTTCTCCAGGCCCCAGACGCCGCCGGAGACTCCGCAGTCGACGAAGCCGATGCCCTTGGCCGCCAGCTCCTCGGCGTGCTTCTCGTCGTCGGTCCAGCGGGAGTTGCCGCCGTCCACGACGACGTCGCCGGGCTCCAGCAGGTCGGCGAGCTCGTCGATCGTGGACTGTGTGGCCTCGCCCGCCGGGACCATGACCCAGACCACGCGCGGGCCGCTGAGCTTGCCCACAAGCTCCTCCAGGCTGTGGACATCGGCGAGATCCGCGTTGCGGTCGTATCCGAGGACGGTGTGGCCTGCGCGGCGGATCCGCTCGCGCATGTTGCCGCCCATCTTGCCGAGGCCGACGAGACCGAGCTCCATCAGTTGTTTTCCTTAGGTGTACAGGTGTCCGACGTGGCGTTGCGGCACTCGCGTGCCGCGTCCGAGCCTAAACCCGGACGCTCGCGCACATCTGTGGGCATACGCGCTCAGTCGTAGGCCCTCACCTGCGGCTTTGCCCCCAGCCTGTGGACAACCACGGACGGCTTCCGAGGGGCAGGGACACTCAGCCGCTCAGCCGCACCGGCATGATCAGGTACTTGTAGGCGTCGTCCGCCTCGGCGTCCAGCGCCGGCTTGCCGCTGAGCAGCGCGGGCTTCGTGGACGTCGTGAAGGACAGCTGGGCGACCGGGGAGTCGATCGCGCTCAGGCCGTCGAGCAGGAACGTCGGGTTGAAGGCGATCGAGATGTCGTCGCCCTCGAGCTGCGCGTCGACCCTCTCCACAGCCTGTGCGTCGTCGCTGGAGCCGGCCTCCAGGATGAGCACGCCCTGCTCGAAGCTGAGCCGCACCGGGGTGTTCCGCTCGGCGACCAGGGCGACGCGCTTGACGGCCTCCACGAAGGGCGCGGTCTCGATGACGGCGACGCTGTTGAACTCCGTCGGGAACAGCGTGCGGTACTTCGGGAGGTCGCCCTCCAGCAGACGGGTCGTCGTACGACGCCCCGCGCCCTCGAAGCCGATCAGGCCCTCGCCCGAGCCCGAGCCGGACAGCGCCAGGATCAC of the Streptomyces koelreuteriae genome contains:
- the gyrB gene encoding DNA topoisomerase (ATP-hydrolyzing) subunit B: MADSGNPNENIPSTDEGVNSEAITSGGEVTASYDASAITVLEGLDAVRKRPGMYIGSTGERGLHHLVQEVVDNSVDEALAGHADTIDVTILADGGVRVVDNGRGIPVGIVPTEGKPAVEVVLTVLHAGGKFGGGGYAVSGGLHGVGVSVVNALSTKVAVEVKTDGYRWTQDYKLGVPTAPLAQHEATEEHGTTVTFWADPDIFETTNYSFETLSRRFQEMAFLNKGLRINLADERESAKATAGADEAGEDEKHEVKAVSYHYEGGIVDFVTYLNSRKGDVVHPTVIDLEAEDKDKHLSLEVAMQWNGGYTEGVYSFANIIHTHEGGTHEEGFRSALTSLINKYARDKRLLREKDDNLTGDDIREGLTAIISVKLSEPQFEGQTKTKLGNTEVKTFVQRVVYEHLADWLDRNPNEAADIIRKGIQAATARVAARKARDLTRRKGLLETASLPGKLSDCQSNDPTKCEIFIVEGDSAGGSAKSGRNPEYQAILPIRGKILNVEKARIDKILQNQEIQALISAFGTGVHEDFDIEKLRYHKIILMADADVDGQHINTLLLTFLFRFMRPLVEAGHVYLSRPPLYKIKWGKDDFEYAYSDRERDALIEMGRNAGKRIKDDSVQRFKGLGEMNAEELRITTMDQEHRVLGQVTLDDAAQADDLFSVLMGEDVEARRAFIQRNAKDVRFLDI
- a CDS encoding DUF721 domain-containing protein; this encodes MSAQEPQNTPEPSGVDLARVALRAAKEAARARGDAAQQKKQARRGGLRSGARADGRDPMALGSAINRLITERGWEAPAAVGGVMGRWPQIVGEDVANHCVPEKYDEDERVLVVRCDSTAWATNLRLLAPTLVARLNEDLGHGTVRQIKVLGPSAPTRRYGPLRAPGSSGPGDTYR
- the recF gene encoding DNA replication/repair protein RecF (All proteins in this family for which functions are known are DNA-binding proteins that assist the filamentation of RecA onto DNA for the initiation of recombination or recombinational repair.), which translates into the protein MHVTHLSLADFRSYPRVEVPLDPGVTAFVGPNGQGKTNLVEAVGYLATLGSHRVSSDAPLVRMGAERAIIRAQVRQGERQQLVELELNPGRANRARINRSSQVKPRDVLGIVRTVLFAPEDLALVKGDPGERRRFLDELITARSPRMAGVRSDYDRVLKQRNTLLKSAALARRHGGRKMDMSTLDIWDQHLARAGAELLAQRLDLIAAVQPLADKAYEQLAPGGGPVALEYKPSAPGEAHTREGLFEQLMAALAEARKQEIERGVTLVGPHRDDLQLKLGQLPAKGYASHGESWSYALALRLASYDLLRAEGNEPVLVLDDVFAELDTRRRERLAELVAPGEQVLVTAAVDDDVPHVLSGTRFAVSEGAVERV
- the gnd gene encoding phosphogluconate dehydrogenase (NAD(+)-dependent, decarboxylating) produces the protein MELGLVGLGKMGGNMRERIRRAGHTVLGYDRNADLADVHSLEELVGKLSGPRVVWVMVPAGEATQSTIDELADLLEPGDVVVDGGNSRWTDDEKHAEELAAKGIGFVDCGVSGGVWGLENGYALMYGGDKDNVAKVRPVFDALKPEGDFGAVHAGKVGAGHFAKMVHNGIEYAMMQAYAEGWELLEKVDSVTDVRDVFRSWQEGTVIRSWLLDLAVNALDEDEHLDGLRGYAQDSGEGRWTVEAAIDHAVPLPAITASLFARFASRQEDSPQMKMIAALRNQFGGHAVEKK